A section of the Triticum dicoccoides isolate Atlit2015 ecotype Zavitan chromosome 7A, WEW_v2.0, whole genome shotgun sequence genome encodes:
- the LOC119327776 gene encoding AT-hook motif nuclear-localized protein 23-like — translation MAGLDLGTNSYLHHHQQLHLRHDDGAGGSDDGQDALSPGGGGGSAAAGAGIGGSEVVGRRPRGRPPGSKNKPKPPVIITRESANALRAHILEVAAGCDVFEALTAYARRRQRGVCVLSAAGTVTNVTLRQPQSAQSGPASPAVATLHGRFEILSLAGSFLPPPAPPGATSLSAFLAGGQGQVVGGSVAGALVAAGPVVVVASSFSNVAYERLPLEDGDEVVPTPPPAGSDQAGGGMPFGVDPSGGSAGAGLQFFNLPMGMPPMPVDGHNGWPGAAGGVERPPFS, via the coding sequence ATGGCAGGACTGGATTTGGGAACCAACTCCTACCTCCACCATCACCAGCAGCTTCACCTCCGTCACGATGACGGTGCCGGAGGATCCGACGACGGCCAGGACGCGCTCTCGCCGGGCGGAGGGGGAGGGAGCGCAGCCGCAGGGGCTGGGATAGGCGGCAGCGAGGTCGTGGGGCGCCGCCCACGCGGCCGGCCGCCCGGATCCAAGAACAAGCCCAAGCCGCCAGTGATCATCACAAGGGAGAGCGCCAACGCGCTCAGGGCGCACATCCTCGAGGTTGCCGCGGGGTGCGACGTCTTCGAGGCGCTTACCGCCTATGCGCGTCGTCGGCAGCGCGGCGTCTGTGTACTATCCGCGGCGGGGACCGTCACGAACGTGACTCTCCGGCAGCCACAGTCTGCCCAGAGTGGGCCAGCTTCGCCGGCGGTGGCCACACTCCACGGAAGGTTCGAGATACTGTCCCTTGCCGGCTCTTTCCTCCCGCCTCCGGCGCCTCCAGGGGCCACCAGCCTCTCGGCCTTCCTAGCAGGAGGGCAGGGTCAGGTGGTCGGTGGGAGCGTTGCCGGTGCGCTCGTCGCGGCAGGGCCGGTGGTCGTCGTTGCCTCGTCGTTCAGCAACGTGGCGTACGAGAGACTgccgctggaggacggcgacgaggtGGTGCCTACACCGCCACCTGCGGGGAGCGACCAGGCCGGCGGTGGCATGCCGTTCGGTGTTGATCCGTCGGGGGGCTCGGCAGGAGCTGGGCTCCAGTTCTTCAACCTGCCGATGGGCATGCCGCCAATGCCCGTGGACGGGCACAACGGCTGGCCGGGCGCTGCCGGTGGCGTCGAGCGGCCGCCGTTCTCGTGA